One Nitrospirota bacterium genomic window, CGCAGCGCCCTGTAAATATCAAAAGGGTTAGAGCTTGTATCAAGGCTGAACCTCTGAGATATCTGTACCTGGAAGATGTCTCCTGCAGCGATATATTCCTTAGCTTTTTCCACCTTCCCGATGAATTCCTCTTTGGTTACATTTGAAGACCACTTAAGATTTACTTGGTCACCACCCTTCTTATAGTGACTATGCTTTAGCGGTCCCCATAGATCTTCTACGACACCATCAATCTTTTGTATCGCCTTTTCATATGTCCCTTTCAGGTCATCATCCTTTATGTGGGCATTGTGAACTACCTTTATCGTATGAAGGTGATTATCAAATATCAGCATGGTATCTGTAAGCACAAAAAAGAGGTCAGGGATATGAGTAAACTCACCCCTCTTTTCTATATCAACCTCTTCAAAATACCGGATCATGTCATAGGTCATGTAACCCACAGCACCCCCAAAAAACCTGGGGAGGTTCTCATCCAAAACAGGTTTGTAATGTGACATCTCCTCCTTCACGGCATCGAGCGGGTTTTCGTAGGCCTTAGTCGTTACAACCCCGTCCCTGACCCTTGTTACCCCCCTGTGGTCTGCCCTGATTATAACCCTGGGGTTACTGCCAAGGAAACTGAACCGGGCCCATTTCTCCCTACCCTCGACACTCTCAAGGAGGAATGAGTAATCACCCTTATCTATTTTCATGAATGCAGAGACAGGTGTTTCAAGGTCGGCAAGTATCTCTTTATAAACAGGGATAAGATTCCCCTGCTCCGCCTTTTTACAGAATTCTTCGAAGGTTGGATGGTACATGATAGACCTGTAAAATTATCATAGATAGGCCTTGATAGTCAAGGAATTCAACGCGATATAAACACATCCTTGCTTTTTATCGGGTTTGCTATAATAATTAGCTGCTAATCTGATTATTCGAACTCAATCAGGATCTGATCCTGTCTGGTTTCCGGTTTATAAACATATGCTGCCGAACCAGGCAACGTCATTACATTTTTTTAGGGAAAATAACCATCGTGAATTCATCCCCGGAACCCACGGCCCGGCTGAACTACTTCAAATTTGTTTTGCGGGCCTTGCGCTATCGGAACTACCGGCTTTTCTTTCTCGGGCAAATCGTCTCGCTTACCGGGACCTGGATGACACACATCGCAACGAGCTGGCTGGTGTACCGGCTGACAGGTTCTGCGCTGCTTTTGGGTGTCGTAGGGTTCTCGGGTCAGATGCCGGCGTTTTTGCTATCGCCGCTTGCCGGTCTAATCGTTGACCGGCACAGCCGCCATCGAATGCTTATCATGACACAGGGCCTGGCCATGGTTCAATCGTTTGCACTGGCGTTCCTGACTCTGTCTGACAGGATCACGATTCCATGGCTTTTGGTATTGTGTGTTTTTCAGGGATTGATCAATGCGTTTGACATGCCCTGCCGCCAGGCTTTTGTAGTAGAACTGGTCGAAGATAAAAAAGATCTGGGCAACGCTATCGCGCTCAATTCCTCAATGTTCAATCTCGCCCGATTGATTGGTCCTGCCGTCGGCGGGATATTGATAGCGGCGGTGGGTGAGGGGTGGTGTTTTCTCCTCGACGCCGTGAGCTACAGCGCGGTGATTACTGCGCTTTTAGCGATGACAATCAAGGCCCATTCCCCGGCGCGCCGCATTGACTCCGCGATCAGCCAGTTGAAAGAGGGAGTCGCATACGTGGTACAGTCTAAGCCGATACGATCTATTATCGGACTCCTCGCTCTAGTGAGCCTTATGGGTCTGCCCTACACGGTGCTCATGCCAATTTTCGCGGGAAAGATTTTAGGCGGAGGTCCACACACACTCGGTTTTCTCATGGCGGCTATCGGTACCGGAGCCTTGATCGGCGCATTCTGGCTGATGGGCCGAAAAACCGTATTGGGACTCGACCGGGTGATTACTGCAGGGTCCGCGCTTTTCGCCGCCGGCCTCATCGCCTTTTCTTTTTCACATACGCTGTTGTTGTCCCTCGCGCTTTTGGTCGTCTCCTCCTGCGGTTTCATGGTTCTTATGGCCTCAAGCAACACCATCCTTCAAACGATCGTGGATGATGACAAGCGCGGCCGCGTCATGAGTTTGTTTATCATGGCCTTCATGGGCCCGGCACCTTTCGGGAGTCTCCTGGCGGGATTTCTATCTCATGCGATCGGCGTACCGGCAACCCTGCTGTTCGGAGGTATCTGCTGTGCTGGCGGGGCGGTTTGGTTCTACCGGCAGCTTCCCGGGATCCGAAAAGCTACCCGTCCTATTTATCTCCGTCTCGGGATTATCCAGGAAATCGCTTCCGGTCTCGAGACTGCCGCGGAACTCTCTCTGCCCGAGGATTAACCGGTTCCGGATCGCGCTTAAGAAAGCGTCGAGTTCCTCACATATGTATATTATAATAATTTCATGTGTTATTATGTACTGTATTGAAATGCGAATGCCTTATCTGTTAAACAGGTTGGAGCAAATTAATTAATTAATTATTCTTCAAGGGGGTAACAACATGAAGCATATCGTTAAACGATTAACATCATGCATGGCCATCTTAACATTGCTGATCGCTATTACCGGAAGTCAGTCTATAGGAGAGGTAAATGTCAATGTCAACATTGGTGTCCCTGTGCCGCCGGCTGTAGTCGTTCAGGCCCCGCCGGAAATGATTTTCCTGTCTCAGCCTGGGGTCTATGTGGCTATAGGCGTTCCATATTCTATCTTCTTTATCAGCGGCCGCTATTATTATTACCATAATGACCGCTGGTTCTGGTCGCCTGGGTATGGTGGACCATGGGTTCATGTCAAATATAAATCTCTGCCACGAGGGTTACAAAAGTACAGGATACACGAGCTTCACACTTTCCGGGACCGCGAATTTAAAGCCTACAGGGAAAATGGCCCTAAATACAGAGGGAAACATTTTATTGCTGAAAAAGACCATAAACAAAAATCCAGAGGATATTCTGAAAAAGGGCAAAAGAGGCATCACAAAGGGAAATGATGAGGGAGTAAACTCACAATGATGACTTGAAGATACAGCAACTATGATTGTGCATTGCTCAGATTCTGACGAAGTATGGAAGAACTATAAGAACTACCCCGATTGCCACAAGAATAATAGTGTTGGAAATGAAATACGGAAATATCATGAGGAACACCCCGCAGAATAGAGGGACAATAGCCTTCTGCTTCTTGCCATAGATAAAGAAGGCAAGTCCTACTGATCCAAATAGCAGACCCCAAATAAGCGTCGACATGCTCAATGCCGTCTCATGTATCGCGTGACTATAAATAGATTAATCATCATAAAATGAGGAACACCCTTTACTGACTATATAATATTCCGATTATAAGGGGAATACAAGTCTCGACAATAAATAGTCGCTGTCCCTATTTATTTAGTCTACCTCACCAAGGGAAGTCCTTTGAAGTGACTTGAAACTGGTCAACTTTGTCAATTTTAATATTGATGGTCTCGTAATATCAGGGTTACAAAGAAGCCTTTTTTCAAGGTCATCAATATCGGCACGATACTCTACTTTTTCCGTTTAGATAAAACATCATCAGCCCAGCTCAGGGCAGCAGATACCGTTGGAAACCCAATTGTGCTCGTTAGTAATATCAGCGAATGATATATCTCTTCACGACTTGCCCCTGCATCCAGTGCCCTCTTAACATGAGAATGTACAGCTCCCTCTGATCTTATAGCAGCGGATGCTGCAAGCTGCAGAAGCTGTGATGTCCTTTCATCAAGCGGTCCCATCTCCTTTGTAGACTTACCGAGATTGTCAATTGCATCGGAATATTCCCTGAACCTCTTTTTTATACTTACATACTGCGAAGGTAGTTTAGCCATTGTATCCTCCTTTTAGTTTAGTAGTTACAGTTAAATAACTATCACTTCTCATGGAGAATTGCAAGGGAAGAGTCCCTACATATTACCCCCCCTTTTGTAAAGGGGGGTAAGGGGGGATTTGAAACGTTAACCTTTAGGGTAACCACTATATGATGGACGTCTTGATTGGCCTGGTCGTCTGACCCTTGCCTTAAAAGAAGACGGCTCAGCCTTGGAAGCTATCTTCTGCCCTAAATCACTGCTGGCGAAACCATCCACTACAACCTGGCGAATTTTTGATCCGATATACCTTTCGATGTTGCGAAGGCTTTCACGTTCGCACGAGGCCACCAGAGAAATGGCATCTCCTGTCTTCTCTGCACGGGCCGTCCTGCCGATCCTGTGGACATAATCCTCAGGGATATCAGGCATTTCATAATTTACCACATGAGAGATTTCCTTTACATCAAGTCCGCGGGCAGCAACATTAGTTGCAACCAGAACCTGTACACGGCCATTCTTAAAATCCTGCAATGCCTGAGTACGTTCCCTCTGGCTCTTGTCGCCATGGATCGCCTCTGCCATACTGCCTTTGCGGTTAAGGTGTGTCGCAAGCTTTTCTGCGCGATTTTTAGTCCTTGTGAAAACAAGAACCCTCGACATCTGCTCCTTTTCAATGAGATGAACCAACAAGTCATTCTTGCGTGTTACATCCACTGGATAAACAACCTGTCTGACGCCTGATGCAGGAGTACCCTGACGTGCAACTTCAACAACCTCAGGCTGCTTAAGGATCTCGTTAGCAAGCCTCTGTATCTCTGCGGGCATAGTGGCAGAAAACAGGAGTGTCTGGCGCTGCTGCGGTATGCTCTTAATGATTGTCCGTATATCGGCAATGAATCCCATGTCAAGCATACGGTCTGCCTCATCTATAATGAGTACCTCAAGATTCTTGAATGAAACTGTTCTCTGGCGCATGTGGTCCATCAATCTTCCAGGTGTTGCTATAAGAATGTCCACCCCGCGTCTCAGTGCTTCTTTCTGAGGATATATACCGACACCTCCATAAACAAGGGCTGTACGTAGACGAAGGTTACTGCCGTAGGTCTTGACACTTTCATGAACCTGCATAGCCAGTTCACGTGTTGGGACAAGGACCAATGCCCTGAGAGACGGCGACTTTCCCTTCTGAAGCCTGTTGAGTACAGGGAGTGTGAAGCCGGCTGTCTTTCCGGTACCGGTCTGTGCGCAGCCGATCAGGTCTTTTCCCTGCATAATGATAGGGATGGCCTTGGCTTGTATGGGTGTTGGGTCCACATATTTCTTGGTCTGTAATGCTTTGAGGATTTCGGGGCTGAGCCCCATTTTTTCAAACGACATATTCTTTTTCTCCTGATTAAATTCCGGGACTAATGTCCCACATTGTTAAAAACGGAAAGATACCACGGCCTTAAACTCACGTATCCCCAATGGACACGGTGTCCGTAAACCATATTAGCATTAGTCTTTCCACATAGTTTGAAGAACCTGTCAGAAGGGTAATCCTGAATCAGTCACACTGATAAACTGCTGAAGAAGTTTCCCTGCCCAAAACTCTTTCTTTAGTTTGTGATGGCCCTGCTTTTGAGGAGTGATGTTATGGTAACGATAGGTAAGCTACATCGCGCCTCGCGATTCATCAATTGAACGACATCCTAACACAGTAGAATGGCGAATGCAAGGGAAATATATTAACCCTAAATATTCTAACCCTTTATTACAGTCGCAACACGTTGTGCGTCACCAAATCCCAAATTTAATGACATCTGTATACACAATCTGGTAATATCTCAGATTATGGAGGGATTACAGTGACAGACTTAAAGCTTACTAAAGAAGATGTTCGTGTCATAGGGTGCCTTATTGAAAAGGAGATGACCACTCCTGATTATTATCCCCTCTCGTTAAATGCCCTTGTTAATGCATGCAACCAGAAATCCAACAGGGACCCTGTAGTTTCCTATAGTGAAGAAACTGTATTAAGAACCTTAGACAGCCTTAAGAGCAAAGAACTGGCATGGCAGAGCGATTTAAGCCGGGTTGCTAAATACTCTCACAATTTTCTTAAGGCACGCAATCTTGTAAATAAGGAGGCAGCTATACTTTGCATCCTGTTTCTGCGGGGACACCAGACCGCAGGTGAGATACGGGAACGGACGGAACGTCTTTACAAGTTTAATACAATAGAAGAGTCTAAGGAGGTTCTGAATAACCTTGAAGAGATGGGATATGTTAAACTTCTCCCCCGTCAGCATGGCATGAAGGAACAACGCTACACTCACCTTTTCTCTGACATAGAAGAACTTCCCGGCACTGATACAGCTTCATACCCTGTATCGTATACTAACGATACTAACGCTGAAGATGAGCGGATCGAAAAACTCCGGGAGGAATTAACAAGACTGCGTCAGGAACTGGAAACATTGAGACAGGAGTTCCAGGAATTCAAACAACAATTCTAATTGAAAACTATAGTACCTTAAGAACCTCTTCAAGATGTTTATCTACCTTCACCTTCGGGAAGATACGACTAATCCTGCCCTCTTCATCTATAATAAACGTAGTACGTTCAATACCCATGAACTTACGACCATAAAGAGATTTCTCTTTCCACACACCGTAGGCCTGGACCACATCTTTATTCGCATCACTCAGCAGGGGGAAATTGAGATCGTATTTATCCCTGAATTTTATATGAGAACCGACTGAATCAGCGCTGACTCCAATTACAACGGCACCACGTTTTTTAATCTCTGTATTACTATCACGAAACGAGCACGCCTCCTTTGTACATCCCGGTGTACTATCCTTAGGGTAGAAATACAGTACAACCTTTTTACCCCTGAAACCGGAGAGTGCGACCTCTTTGCCATCATGATCAGGAATCTTGAAGTCAGGCGCCTTATCTCCTACATTTAATCCACTATCAGATTTCTTACCGCTCATAGGATACCCCTCCTTATTTTTTTAAGCTGACTTCTATTGTCCAGATAGAAGCTTTAACTCCTCTACAGACCTTGAGACCGGCGTAGAGTATTGATCATAATTACGGATAATTTTCATGATCCCGGGGACTACAACAGAAAATGGTGCAAAAGTAAAGGCATTCTAATATTTTTTTCTTATCTCACTCACCCGGAGGATTCGAACACCAGGCCTTCTTACATCTTCTTTCTTCAATATATGCGGGGGAGACTCTTTAGTCAATGGGAGCAGGATTGTCATTCTGGGATAGCAATATATTCTGCCTAATGTTGTCAGCTCATGTGACAGAAAGAGGACAAGTTCGCTATCCCTGTAATGTGTGTTTGGTTCAATCAAAAGGAGGTCTCCTTCATTAACCACAGGAGAGCTGATCAAACCGGCAGATGCTATCAGGAAAAAGGCATTCTGATCGCTTGAAAGTGATGGTTCAGTGGAATCTGCGTTTTCCTTTAATATAGGCCATCTTTTAGACTTCAGGTCTTTGAACTTACTCCACTTTATTACAGGAAGCATCTTTGGAGTTACATAAGAAGTTAATTCTTCTTTTATAATTGATGGTTCTTCGATGAGGCGCGATACAGATACCCCAAGACTCTCCGCCAATTTCCTTATTGTCTCTGCCTTAAGATTTCTCTGCAGATCTGACTCTATCCTCGCAATACTTGCCTGAGAAATACCACTCCTGTGGGATAACTCAAGCTGCGATATCCCCATCTGCTCCCTGAAATTCTTCAAACGCCGACCTATTCCCTTCATTGGTATTTGTTTTACACGCAATAGGCCACATTTACAATATCACACATGTATATTTCGCTTGACATTAAATATTCTCTCATGTATTATTTATAATAATTTCTTATTTCGCGGAATTGATTAAAAGGAAATAACGAGAGATGGGTTTCTGTGACTACTTTGTTAGAGTATTACCAACCGACTATAAGGAATATGGTGGAGGCATAACACGGTGGACAACAGATGAAGCTTTTCCTGACTGCTCATTGGGATGTAAATGGTGGCGCCCTTTATATAAAGGCAACTATAAAAATGAACACCACTGGGATATGGATTGGGGGGTATGTATAAACCCTGGAGGTCCAAGGAGAGGGCTGCTGACATGGGAACACCAGGCAGGATATGGATGCTTCGAGGAAGGCTTTCTTAGGTGATAACAAGGTAATACCAATTGGGGCTAACGCTACTTAGTCCTGGCCGATAAGTCTTAAGAATTTTGCAACAGAAAGAACCGATATACCTGATCCTGACAAAAACTCTGTAACCTCCATATCCATCTTTACATCATCGTCCCTGCTAACAAGATATTTTGCTTTACCTTTTATCGCTGTTTCTATAATAAGATCATCATCCATGTCCCGGCAGATATTGATGTCACCGGAAACCAGGACATGATCTGATCGTTCCTCTATCAGTATTAAGAGTTCCCTTATGTCAGTTTCAGTAACACCATATTTATTTTTTATCTTAGGACGACTAAGGACATCCGCTATCTCTTCCAGTATTGGTTCTGAAATGATAACTTCTATGAGTCCTTCCTCAAAGGCCTTTCTGAGTTTGGCAGGATAACCATGTGGATTCAGCAGGGATGATACCCAGATATTGGTGTCAATAACAGCCTTAACGGCCACGCTTCCCTTCCCTGACTTCTTTGATAGACTGGGATATATCGGCTTCTATTTCCTCAGGAGGATATTGAGCGGACTTTTTATGTATCTTATTAATCAGACGGTTAAACCCTTTTCCCCATTCCCCTTTTGGAATAACCCTTATCTCAACTTGTTCATGTTCCTTTATATCCACTTTCTGGAGGGGTTTAAAAACACCGTTTTCAAAGATAGCCTCTATGGTCTTGGACATATTCAATCACCTCCTTAAGTGCAAGAATAAAAGAATATGTATTTTAAGTCAAGGATAGACATAATAAGTTAACTCAGGTGGAGGATGCATTTTGAATACAATGTCATGCCTGTATTATTTACTTGACTTTACTTATACGCAGGTGTATCATAATCAACAATTTAAAAAGGAGGTGACAGGAATTATGAAGCTGGCAGAATTGCTGAATGAGAGAAAGGCTGTATAGGTGAGGGTGGGATTGGGGATAATTGAAGAATGTTGGAACATTTATTAAGGGGTAGCCAGATAATACGCGGGGAAAGTCCGGACATCCTCGCACGAAAAATTGCAAGACTTACAGATGAAATATCAGGGGCAGAAATGAAAGAGTTTTTTACAACGGCACTGAAACTGGCTGTAGAAAATAAGTGTATAGATGAAAATGACAGGGTTATTCTCTCTTACGAAATATTTAAAAAGACCCGGGAGAAAATGGGGGCAGGCCAAAGAAGATTGGCCGGTTTCGGAAGATAACTATACATCAATGGCAACATAAACAGGTGCGCAAATGACTGTTGAAAACTTTGAATCAAGAAGTACTTCTTAGATTGCTACTTTTAATGCTTCTTGTGCCTCGCAGGGCAACTGTATAAGGACGAAATAGGATTGGGGATAGAGATAATCATCACCGGATTCATCTATTACCCTGAGGTATCCATCCTTTTCTGCTCCCTTGTCTGGCAGAACGGAGTATATCTTACGCTTTTCCAAGTCCTCACAATCCTTGTTCTCAACACAAAGTGAAAACACCTCTTCTTTCTTTTCTTTTTTCATGGCCTTACTCCAGTATCCTTTTTATTTTCATATTTTTCTTGCCAATGCCGTGGGCTTCATACCAGTGCATTTCAGCCCTGCATACCTTTCCACCCTCATACGAATTTTCGCTAGCCCTTTGAGCTTTCGCCATCGGCCGGAACCATGCTGTTTCTGAATCCGCATTATATCCCGGATCTTTCCGCCTATAGCAATTGTTTCAATTTCCCCGATTTCTCCAATTATCTCAAAATACACGGGGAAAGTCCAGACATCCTCACCAAATCCGCACCACCCTCCCCTCCTCCCCTTCCAAACCTTCTATCTTTATTCTCAAGTCCATTAACTGTTCCACAGTCCGGACATTCGTCAGAAGGTGTCTTGTGATCTTTGTTGTCGTGAAAGAAGACATCCCTTTTGCATGGACATACTTGAATGGATGCGAAACAATTCCCATCCGGACAGGATCTATCTTCGTATGGGGGTTTGGAGGACAAGGGCGGTAGAACCGGCGCTCCCCCTCTTCTCGGCCACATCGATGGTAAAATCCCCGCCCTTCAGTTTTCCTGGATAGAAACGCAGTAACGAAGAGCCTATTTCATTTCCTTCGATGTGGGCATTACTGATCTCTCCCCTCGCCATAGCTACCATTCTATAGTAAGGCCGTTGAGTCCATCAAGCATTAGCCTAACATAGCAAACATGTCTGATGTTTTATATTGATTCAGAAACTTTTTAGTACAAAATTAGCACATTTTTAGCACAGTTATTAAGGGTCTCATAATAGAATGTACATTAGGTTGTATACTCTACCGCTTCGTTGTTAGGCTATGAACGTATACGATAAAGCAATACTATTATGAGACCGTTAATATGAAAACATTAACCGCACCTTAGGTTCAGGAATAGGGCGTCCCAGTTCCTTTGCTGTTTCTATCCACTCCTTAATGATGACTTCAACATTGGCAAGAGCCTCCTGATAGGTTGCCCCATCTGCTGCACATCCGGGCAACTCAGGTGCCTCAGCAATAAAAGCCTCATCTTCTTTACTCCAATAAATTATGACTTTATACCTATTCATCTGTTTCTCTAAACTTTTTACGGATTATGTAGGACTCAAAGTAGTAATCTCTACCATGAGATGTCTCTGACGAGCCTCATT contains:
- the trpE gene encoding anthranilate synthase component I, whose protein sequence is MYHPTFEEFCKKAEQGNLIPVYKEILADLETPVSAFMKIDKGDYSFLLESVEGREKWARFSFLGSNPRVIIRADHRGVTRVRDGVVTTKAYENPLDAVKEEMSHYKPVLDENLPRFFGGAVGYMTYDMIRYFEEVDIEKRGEFTHIPDLFFVLTDTMLIFDNHLHTIKVVHNAHIKDDDLKGTYEKAIQKIDGVVEDLWGPLKHSHYKKGGDQVNLKWSSNVTKEEFIGKVEKAKEYIAAGDIFQVQISQRFSLDTSSNPFDIYRALRRVNPSPYMFYLKYGDLHVVGSSPEVLVRLEGTRVETRPIAGTRRRGRSPEDDIRMENELLSDPKERAEHIMLVDLGRNDIGRVCKKGSVSVNELMVIERYSHVIHLVSNVIGEIDPEYDGFDVLEACFPAGTVSGAPKIRSMEIIEELESSNRGLYAGSVGYFSFQGNMDTCITIRTIVIKGNKAYLQAAAGIVADSEPDKEYLETTNKMKAMVKAIEMAEKGLE
- a CDS encoding MFS transporter; its protein translation is MNSSPEPTARLNYFKFVLRALRYRNYRLFFLGQIVSLTGTWMTHIATSWLVYRLTGSALLLGVVGFSGQMPAFLLSPLAGLIVDRHSRHRMLIMTQGLAMVQSFALAFLTLSDRITIPWLLVLCVFQGLINAFDMPCRQAFVVELVEDKKDLGNAIALNSSMFNLARLIGPAVGGILIAAVGEGWCFLLDAVSYSAVITALLAMTIKAHSPARRIDSAISQLKEGVAYVVQSKPIRSIIGLLALVSLMGLPYTVLMPIFAGKILGGGPHTLGFLMAAIGTGALIGAFWLMGRKTVLGLDRVITAGSALFAAGLIAFSFSHTLLLSLALLVVSSCGFMVLMASSNTILQTIVDDDKRGRVMSLFIMAFMGPAPFGSLLAGFLSHAIGVPATLLFGGICCAGGAVWFYRQLPGIRKATRPIYLRLGIIQEIASGLETAAELSLPED
- a CDS encoding carboxymuconolactone decarboxylase family protein, which translates into the protein MAKLPSQYVSIKKRFREYSDAIDNLGKSTKEMGPLDERTSQLLQLAASAAIRSEGAVHSHVKRALDAGASREEIYHSLILLTSTIGFPTVSAALSWADDVLSKRKK
- a CDS encoding DEAD/DEAH box helicase yields the protein MSFEKMGLSPEILKALQTKKYVDPTPIQAKAIPIIMQGKDLIGCAQTGTGKTAGFTLPVLNRLQKGKSPSLRALVLVPTRELAMQVHESVKTYGSNLRLRTALVYGGVGIYPQKEALRRGVDILIATPGRLMDHMRQRTVSFKNLEVLIIDEADRMLDMGFIADIRTIIKSIPQQRQTLLFSATMPAEIQRLANEILKQPEVVEVARQGTPASGVRQVVYPVDVTRKNDLLVHLIEKEQMSRVLVFTRTKNRAEKLATHLNRKGSMAEAIHGDKSQRERTQALQDFKNGRVQVLVATNVAARGLDVKEISHVVNYEMPDIPEDYVHRIGRTARAEKTGDAISLVASCERESLRNIERYIGSKIRQVVVDGFASSDLGQKIASKAEPSSFKARVRRPGQSRRPSYSGYPKG
- a CDS encoding YceH family protein yields the protein MTDLKLTKEDVRVIGCLIEKEMTTPDYYPLSLNALVNACNQKSNRDPVVSYSEETVLRTLDSLKSKELAWQSDLSRVAKYSHNFLKARNLVNKEAAILCILFLRGHQTAGEIRERTERLYKFNTIEESKEVLNNLEEMGYVKLLPRQHGMKEQRYTHLFSDIEELPGTDTASYPVSYTNDTNAEDERIEKLREELTRLRQELETLRQEFQEFKQQF
- the bcp gene encoding thioredoxin-dependent thiol peroxidase, producing MSGKKSDSGLNVGDKAPDFKIPDHDGKEVALSGFRGKKVVLYFYPKDSTPGCTKEACSFRDSNTEIKKRGAVVIGVSADSVGSHIKFRDKYDLNFPLLSDANKDVVQAYGVWKEKSLYGRKFMGIERTTFIIDEEGRISRIFPKVKVDKHLEEVLKVL
- a CDS encoding helix-turn-helix transcriptional regulator, producing MRVKQIPMKGIGRRLKNFREQMGISQLELSHRSGISQASIARIESDLQRNLKAETIRKLAESLGVSVSRLIEEPSIIKEELTSYVTPKMLPVIKWSKFKDLKSKRWPILKENADSTEPSLSSDQNAFFLIASAGLISSPVVNEGDLLLIEPNTHYRDSELVLFLSHELTTLGRIYCYPRMTILLPLTKESPPHILKKEDVRRPGVRILRVSEIRKKY
- a CDS encoding putative toxin-antitoxin system toxin component, PIN family, whose product is MAVKAVIDTNIWVSSLLNPHGYPAKLRKAFEEGLIEVIISEPILEEIADVLSRPKIKNKYGVTETDIRELLILIEERSDHVLVSGDINICRDMDDDLIIETAIKGKAKYLVSRDDDVKMDMEVTEFLSGSGISVLSVAKFLRLIGQD
- a CDS encoding antitoxin family protein, translating into MSKTIEAIFENGVFKPLQKVDIKEHEQVEIRVIPKGEWGKGFNRLINKIHKKSAQYPPEEIEADISQSIKEVREGKRGR
- a CDS encoding type II toxin-antitoxin system HicB family antitoxin, translated to MNRYKVIIYWSKEDEAFIAEAPELPGCAADGATYQEALANVEVIIKEWIETAKELGRPIPEPKVRLMFSY